One window of Sulfurospirillum sp. 1612 genomic DNA carries:
- the lolA gene encoding LolA-like outer membrane lipoprotein chaperone, protein MKYFLLIAIFIIKIQAGVLDFKSLQSDFTQTITNDENSTITYTGTFYATAANQALWIYKSPIKKSVYFDGNHVAIVEPELEQVIMTTLQRSPNLTQIIADAKKMHHDTYKATYENTDYFINIKNDTIQDIHYKDKLDNHVVIHLKNLQKNIILDATLFQVKIPEGYDVIDQ, encoded by the coding sequence CTGGAGTTTTGGATTTTAAAAGTTTACAAAGTGATTTTACACAAACCATCACCAATGATGAAAACAGCACGATTACTTATACCGGAACCTTTTATGCCACAGCGGCAAACCAAGCATTGTGGATTTATAAGTCGCCCATCAAAAAAAGTGTCTATTTTGATGGCAATCATGTCGCCATCGTAGAACCAGAGTTAGAACAAGTCATCATGACGACACTCCAACGCAGTCCCAACCTCACTCAAATTATCGCCGATGCAAAAAAAATGCATCATGATACATACAAAGCGACCTATGAGAACACGGATTATTTTATCAATATCAAAAACGACACGATACAAGATATCCATTATAAGGACAAACTTGATAATCATGTCGTCATCCATCTCAAAAACCTTCAAAAAAATATCATCTTAGATGCGACACTCTTTCAGGTCAAAATACCCGAAGGCTATGATGTCATCGATCAATAA
- a CDS encoding flagellar basal body-associated FliL family protein, whose product MKKIMIFLVLCATVGLYAQMLHVDDFSSEVFSKVKKKPVSISISLVFDGRDVEEEHYKIIDALNIIIGSFYFEDLVTSQGKENMKKAIIKYCSNKYGVDIDHIYIQKMNALPSTQQIIDALKKEGMCVKDY is encoded by the coding sequence ATGAAAAAGATCATGATATTTTTAGTGCTATGTGCTACGGTTGGACTTTATGCGCAGATGTTGCATGTTGATGATTTTAGCTCAGAAGTCTTTTCAAAAGTGAAGAAAAAGCCGGTATCTATTAGCATCAGTTTGGTGTTTGATGGAAGAGATGTCGAAGAGGAACATTATAAAATCATTGATGCCCTTAATATCATCATCGGTAGCTTTTATTTTGAAGATTTAGTGACCTCTCAAGGCAAGGAAAATATGAAAAAAGCCATCATCAAGTATTGCTCCAATAAATACGGAGTCGATATCGATCATATTTATATTCAAAAGATGAATGCCTTGCCAAGTACCCAACAAATCATCGATGCCCTCAAAAAAGAGGGTATGTGTGTGAAAGATTATTGA
- a CDS encoding ATP-dependent DNA helicase — MINKIEEILETRDVLLTGGGGVGKSYLATELVSRAKAHAWQVVTLGSTGVSAVNINGQTIHSFFAFGICGSLEELRKHDRYAKGRLSEIKKILKSCDLLIIDEISMVSASLLDMIQYRLRSAGFKGRVLFIGDFFQLPPIFKKNNTTLLNLNQYAFESSAWELMNPLVVELTKTKRTDDAAFFAVLSKIRVANIDDDVIAYLEKLRENKSVLERSATMLFARNHEADQMNLKKLNELEGAPIVIKALETHHVKSLHENKIKNWKNSLPVPCDLTLKIGAKVLFCTNKWGKYYNGERGIVKEIADDYLIIEKENAVVRVDRQEYVMSENISLNGEIEEKPLVSLEQFPIKLAYAITIHKSQGMSIDALVCNIDHIFEKSQFYVAISRAKNPKNLYLHQTHGDFHKWIEKITTVSQKVIDFYHNSEVRKIEEEPIRYQTFFD, encoded by the coding sequence ATGATAAATAAAATAGAAGAAATACTAGAAACACGAGATGTACTCCTAACAGGCGGTGGTGGTGTTGGCAAAAGTTATCTGGCGACTGAGTTGGTATCACGAGCCAAAGCCCACGCATGGCAAGTTGTGACACTAGGGAGCACGGGAGTGAGTGCTGTGAATATAAACGGTCAAACGATTCACAGTTTTTTTGCATTTGGGATTTGTGGTTCTTTAGAGGAGTTACGCAAGCACGACCGCTATGCTAAAGGGCGTCTGAGCGAAATCAAAAAAATACTCAAAAGTTGTGATTTATTGATTATTGATGAGATTAGCATGGTCTCTGCTTCCTTACTAGATATGATTCAATATCGCTTGCGAAGTGCAGGATTTAAGGGGCGTGTCTTATTTATTGGAGACTTTTTCCAATTGCCGCCAATTTTTAAGAAGAACAATACCACTCTTTTGAATCTCAATCAATACGCCTTTGAGAGTAGTGCTTGGGAGTTGATGAATCCACTGGTGGTAGAGTTAACCAAAACAAAACGCACAGATGATGCTGCATTTTTTGCTGTTTTGAGTAAAATCAGAGTGGCAAATATTGATGATGATGTGATCGCATACCTTGAAAAGTTGCGAGAAAACAAATCAGTTTTAGAGCGTTCTGCTACGATGTTGTTTGCGAGAAATCATGAGGCTGATCAAATGAATCTCAAAAAACTAAACGAGCTTGAAGGCGCACCGATTGTCATCAAGGCATTAGAGACGCATCATGTCAAAAGTTTGCACGAAAATAAAATCAAAAATTGGAAAAACTCTTTGCCGGTTCCTTGTGATTTGACATTGAAAATAGGAGCCAAAGTGCTCTTTTGCACCAATAAATGGGGCAAATACTATAATGGAGAGCGTGGTATTGTCAAAGAAATCGCTGATGATTACCTCATCATCGAAAAAGAGAATGCGGTAGTGCGGGTTGATAGGCAAGAGTATGTGATGAGTGAAAATATTAGTCTCAATGGCGAAATCGAAGAGAAACCACTGGTCTCTTTGGAGCAATTTCCTATCAAACTAGCCTATGCTATCACCATACATAAATCACAAGGGATGAGCATCGATGCACTGGTTTGCAATATCGATCATATTTTTGAAAAAAGTCAATTTTACGTTGCCATCTCAAGGGCAAAAAATCCCAAAAATCTCTACCTCCATCAAACGCATGGAGATTTTCACAAATGGATAGAAAAAATCACGACAGTGTCGCAAAAAGTGATTGATTTTTATCACAATTCTGAAGTGCGAAAGATTGAAGAAGAACCCATCCGTTACCAAACATTTTTTGATTAA
- a CDS encoding uracil-DNA glycosylase yields the protein MINLEKAKLLKQLYQYKSFGFEYFQDNQTLGTTQNQPSVNSLDELEHKVKQCHLCQLAKSRKNIVFGEGDEHATLLFVGEGPGANEDESGRPFVGRAGMLLTKIIENVLELTREDVYITNIVKCRPPNNRVPSVDEASVCKPYLMEQIAIIKPKIIVALGSTSYHYLTEDYDMPISKIRGEILEFGDAKLIPTYHPSFLLRNPSAKKEVYADMLKVKRLL from the coding sequence ATGATTAACCTAGAAAAAGCAAAATTACTAAAGCAATTATACCAATACAAATCATTTGGTTTTGAATACTTTCAAGACAATCAAACACTGGGAACAACACAGAATCAACCTTCTGTAAATAGCCTTGATGAATTGGAACATAAGGTCAAACAATGTCATTTGTGTCAGTTGGCAAAATCTCGAAAAAACATCGTTTTTGGAGAAGGAGATGAGCATGCAACGTTGCTTTTTGTAGGCGAAGGTCCTGGTGCCAATGAAGATGAGAGTGGCAGACCTTTTGTAGGAAGAGCGGGCATGTTGCTCACAAAAATCATTGAAAATGTACTCGAACTCACACGAGAAGATGTTTATATCACCAATATCGTCAAATGCAGACCCCCGAATAATCGCGTCCCAAGCGTCGATGAAGCCAGTGTCTGCAAACCATATTTGATGGAACAAATCGCCATCATCAAACCCAAAATTATCGTCGCTTTGGGTTCGACTAGCTATCACTATCTCACAGAAGATTACGATATGCCGATATCTAAAATCAGAGGAGAGATTCTTGAATTTGGAGATGCTAAACTCATCCCGACATACCATCCAAGTTTTCTCTTACGAAATCCATCAGCCAAAAAAGAAGTCTATGCTGATATGTTAAAGGTCAAAAGGCTCCTATGA
- a CDS encoding YbgC/FadM family acyl-CoA thioesterase, with protein sequence MKIRVYYEDTDAGGIVYHANYLKFCERSRSELFFEQGTTPTADGGHFVIKHIDAEFLKSAKLGDLLDVKNKILQLRNSSMKLSQTVWRGDEKLFDMTAVLVFAKEGKPLRIDRDIRDFLTSLNL encoded by the coding sequence GTGAAGATACGAGTCTATTACGAAGATACGGATGCTGGTGGTATTGTTTACCATGCAAATTATTTGAAATTTTGTGAGCGTTCCCGTAGCGAATTATTTTTTGAACAAGGCACTACACCGACTGCAGATGGTGGACATTTTGTGATCAAACATATCGATGCAGAATTTTTAAAATCGGCAAAACTTGGCGATTTGCTTGACGTCAAAAATAAAATACTACAACTCAGAAACAGTTCGATGAAGTTGAGTCAAACAGTGTGGCGAGGCGACGAAAAGCTTTTTGATATGACCGCGGTTTTAGTCTTTGCAAAAGAGGGCAAACCTCTTCGAATCGACAGGGATATTAGAGACTTTTTGACATCCCTCAATCTTTAG
- a CDS encoding diguanylate cyclase translates to MKVNIVALILILFITSTAVMCKEPEKVSLRFLGNINYAPLLFMNNDTPTGLGVELVHAVLHSAQIDGEVELMEWDEAQKQMKAGKADALVLINKSPARLELYDFSEPFLESDFSIFHHISRPEINTLNSLSGLKVGSEKGGYARTILENNPNIEIITIPNWLTGFRMIEAGTIDALLTEKWVGEYTLSHYKISDIAISPIPTKKTTSYIAVAKGNKALLDKINEGLRKLSETDVRERILSHWSSETITYITNRELKAERLHKLMLLLAMALLSILGALGVYSMYQQRIIKQQNQKLKDYNTQLEELFVTDKLTGLYNRHKLDDTLISELMRFKRYQAPLSIIIMDIDFFKSINDTYGHQVGDEVLKDFANLNKNAIRSSDILGRWGGEEFLIICPETDLESAYILAEKLRSILESHEFANVGNITASFGVTTATIGANVDNLIAQADDALYKAKSKGRNRVERFSAE, encoded by the coding sequence ATGAAAGTTAATATTGTAGCACTCATACTCATCTTGTTCATTACAAGTACTGCTGTCATGTGTAAAGAGCCCGAAAAAGTGTCTTTACGGTTTCTGGGCAATATCAATTATGCTCCGCTTTTGTTTATGAACAACGATACGCCAACGGGATTGGGCGTAGAACTTGTCCATGCGGTTTTGCATAGTGCTCAGATCGATGGTGAAGTAGAACTCATGGAATGGGATGAAGCACAAAAGCAGATGAAAGCAGGCAAGGCAGATGCTTTAGTACTGATTAATAAATCACCAGCTCGCCTAGAACTGTATGATTTTTCTGAACCCTTCTTGGAATCTGATTTCTCTATCTTCCATCATATAAGCCGACCTGAAATCAATACACTCAACAGTCTTTCAGGTTTAAAAGTCGGCTCTGAGAAAGGTGGTTATGCTCGCACTATTCTTGAAAATAACCCTAACATTGAAATTATTACGATTCCGAATTGGCTAACCGGCTTTAGAATGATTGAAGCGGGGACTATAGATGCCCTTTTGACCGAAAAATGGGTTGGCGAGTACACACTAAGCCACTATAAAATCAGTGACATTGCAATATCGCCAATTCCAACTAAAAAAACGACAAGCTATATTGCAGTGGCTAAGGGAAACAAAGCACTTCTTGATAAAATCAATGAAGGGTTGAGAAAGTTGTCTGAGACAGATGTACGCGAACGCATACTTAGTCATTGGAGTTCTGAGACAATTACCTATATAACGAATAGAGAATTGAAAGCAGAAAGGTTACATAAACTCATGCTTTTATTAGCAATGGCACTCTTGTCTATCCTTGGTGCTTTAGGTGTGTACAGCATGTATCAGCAACGTATAATCAAACAACAAAACCAAAAACTCAAAGACTACAATACTCAACTTGAAGAGCTATTTGTTACAGACAAACTGACTGGTCTATATAACCGACACAAACTTGATGACACTCTTATATCCGAATTAATGCGGTTTAAACGCTATCAGGCTCCTCTATCTATAATCATCATGGATATTGATTTTTTCAAATCAATCAATGACACTTATGGTCATCAAGTTGGTGATGAAGTATTGAAAGATTTTGCCAATCTGAATAAGAATGCTATACGGTCTTCTGATATTCTTGGTCGTTGGGGTGGAGAAGAATTTTTGATTATATGCCCTGAAACTGATTTGGAAAGTGCTTATATCCTTGCTGAAAAGCTTCGTAGTATTCTAGAATCTCATGAATTTGCTAATGTTGGAAATATAACAGCAAGTTTTGGTGTGACGACCGCTACGATAGGTGCAAACGTTGATAACTTAATCGCACAGGCTGATGATGCCCTTTATAAAGCCAAGAGTAAAGGCAGAAACCGTGTTGAAAGGTTTAGTGCAGAATAA
- a CDS encoding type II toxin-antitoxin system HipA family toxin, whose product MSMEVEAFIFDKKIGTILLKDGVVYFEYDKEFKTSTLEISPLKLPLSMNGVYTNNDDRYFEGLAGVFHDTLPDKFGTKVIERYFESKNIPPHELTIIQKLMFIGDKSIGAITYKPVAHKVEEEKINELIELQNFYENAKKIISGDAIEVVDEMLNFMDSAASAGGARAKAIIGYNNKTKEIISGVKRELKKDFEHYLIKFDIERDDGSSSDYTKLEYLYMSMAKELGINVPNIELLTHGNLAHYLIKRFDRVDGEALHLHSVAGLTHTNFNIPMHYSYDELLRLTRYLTGSQQAVNEQFKRMIFNIVGRNQDDHAKNFAFTMDKNGIWNLSPAYDITYSNGAGYTKNHQLSLNGKVNDFTLKDILDLAKKHSIKESIAKDYVGQVIAVFSQFKNKAKELDLRDQTIDRIYKELMLHII is encoded by the coding sequence ATGAGTATGGAAGTAGAAGCTTTTATTTTTGATAAAAAGATTGGAACCATACTTTTAAAAGATGGGGTAGTATATTTTGAATATGATAAAGAGTTTAAAACAAGTACTCTTGAAATCTCCCCTTTAAAACTACCTCTTTCAATGAACGGGGTATATACAAACAATGATGATAGATATTTTGAAGGATTGGCAGGAGTTTTTCATGATACTTTGCCAGATAAGTTTGGTACAAAAGTAATTGAGAGATATTTTGAATCAAAAAACATTCCACCCCACGAACTCACAATTATCCAAAAGCTTATGTTTATAGGAGATAAAAGTATAGGGGCTATTACATATAAACCTGTTGCACATAAGGTAGAAGAAGAGAAAATCAATGAACTTATTGAGCTTCAAAACTTTTATGAAAATGCAAAAAAGATTATAAGCGGTGATGCTATTGAAGTGGTAGATGAAATGCTAAACTTTATGGATAGTGCTGCAAGTGCAGGAGGAGCGAGAGCTAAGGCTATCATTGGCTACAACAATAAGACAAAAGAGATCATAAGTGGGGTTAAAAGAGAATTAAAAAAAGATTTTGAGCACTACTTAATTAAATTTGATATAGAAAGAGATGATGGAAGTAGTAGTGACTATACAAAATTAGAATATCTTTACATGAGCATGGCAAAAGAGCTTGGTATAAATGTGCCAAATATTGAGTTATTAACTCATGGAAATTTAGCTCACTATCTTATAAAAAGATTTGATAGAGTAGATGGAGAAGCGTTGCATCTGCACTCTGTGGCAGGACTTACCCATACAAATTTTAACATTCCTATGCATTATTCTTATGATGAACTCTTGCGACTGACAAGATATCTTACAGGAAGCCAACAAGCAGTAAATGAACAGTTTAAAAGGATGATTTTTAATATTGTTGGACGAAATCAAGATGACCATGCTAAAAACTTCGCATTTACGATGGATAAAAATGGTATTTGGAATCTAAGTCCCGCTTATGACATCACTTATTCAAATGGAGCAGGATATACAAAAAATCACCAACTCTCTTTAAATGGGAAGGTCAATGATTTTACTTTAAAAGATATTTTAGATCTTGCAAAAAAACACTCTATAAAAGAGAGTATTGCTAAAGATTATGTAGGGCAGGTTATTGCAGTCTTCTCACAATTTAAGAACAAAGCCAAAGAGCTAGATCTTAGAGACCAGACAATAGATAGAATTTACAAGGAATTAATGCTTCACATAATATAG